A single genomic interval of Spinacia oleracea cultivar Varoflay chromosome 6, BTI_SOV_V1, whole genome shotgun sequence harbors:
- the LOC130463291 gene encoding uncharacterized protein, which produces MGTREVYEEKLRTGNVYHHDPTINPGLGTPRCPRCLSLLDSDSKNGEWTITSVLHDATAVPLNQLPPPNVKRELIMLSLPAIASQAIDPMAQLMETAYIGSLGPVQLASAGVSMSIFNIISKLFNIPLLSVATSFVAEDLAKSSSGFSYASTSREVSVA; this is translated from the exons ATGGGAACCCGAGAAGTGTACGAGGAGAAGCTTCGAACTGGAAATGTGTATCACCATGATCCTACCATTAATCCTGGCCTcggcacccctcgctgcccccGTTGTCTCTCTCTCCTCGACTCCGATTCT AAAAATGGTGAATGGACAATTACTTCTGTCTTGCACGATGCTACAGCTGTG CCCCTCAACCAGTTGCCTCCTCCAAATGTCAAACGGGAGCTTATAATGCTTTCTTTACCGGCAATAGCTAGCCAGGCCATTGATCCTATGGCTCAGCTGATGGAGACAGCTTATATTGGCAGTTTAG GTCCTGTACAGCTGGCATCCGCTGGTGTTTCTATGTCTATCTTTAATATCATTTCAAAGCTATTCAACATACCACTTCTTAGTGTTGCTACTTCTTTCGTAGCTGAAGATTTAGCAAAGTCTTCTTCAG GATTCTCCTATGCGAGTACAAGCAGAGAAGTTTCTGTCGCTTAG